The Bradyrhizobium diazoefficiens genome contains the following window.
GTCTTCGCCAGGCAGGATGGTGTCTGGCTGAACGAACCGGAACGATGGACCACCGCACAGGACGACAGCCTCGAGATCGTCACCGACCAGGCCACCGATTTCTGGCAGAAAACTCACTACGGGTTCCACCGCGACAGCGGCCACTTTCTGGGTTTTCGGACCGCAGAGGCTTTTACTGCCGAGTTGCGCGTCCAGTGCGATTTTCGAGAACTCTACGATCAAGCCGGCATCATGGTGCGCGTCGACGCGGAGCATTGGGTCAAAGCCGGAATCGAATTTTCGGACGGGCGCGCCATGCTCTCGAGCGTATTGACCAACGGGCAGTCGGATTGGGCAACAGCCCCCTATGAGCACGATGCCGGCGATTTCCGGATGCGCGTCACGATCGCGGGCGGCGTTCTGCGATTGCAGGCCTCGGCTGATGGCAAAATCTGGCCACTCGTCCGATTGGCTCCTTTCACCACGGCGCAATCCTACCGGGTCGGACCAATGGCTTGCACACCCGAACGAGGGGGATTGCCGGTCACGTTCACGAGATTTTCCCTGAAACCGCCGCTCGGCAAGGATCTGCACGATCTCAGTTAGAGCTGATGCACGCCATGGCTCAGCAGAGGCGGAAATTTGGCTCTGACGCCATTCGGACCAGGGGCGCGAACTTTGAATTTGAGTAAGGAGGCGATCGCAGTCCGTCTGTCGTCACCTTTCGAAGGGGCGAGGCGGCTTTCCGTCGGCTTTGCGCGCTACCGCCACGTTGAATCTCGGCCCGGCCGGGTGACGCATCTGCGCGAGTTGAGTCGCATGCGGACATGCCGACGCCTAATCAAGCTTCAGCTCGATCGCTCTTATTACCGGCGTCCAGCGTGCAACCGCTTCTTCAATTGCTTGCGCCGTCTTTTGCGGATTGGAATCAAGTTCAGGTTCCATCCCGTCGGCCATCAGCATCTCGCGGAAATTCGGGTCAGCCATCACGTCGCGTGTCGCATCCGCAATGTGCTCTATTGCGGCACCCGGTGTCCCCTTCGGAGCAAGCAGCGCCAGCCAACTTTCGGCTTTCAAATCCGGCAGGCCGGACTGAATGGCCGTTGGCACATCGGGCGCGCCTGGAAGACGATGCTGGCTGGTCATCGCCAGAATTCTGATCTTTCCGGCCCTGTGCAATTCGAGCAGCTGGCCCGTGCAGGACATAAACATGATTGGAATATGCCCGCCGATCAGGTCGTTGGTAGCCGGCGCAGCACCGCGATAGGGCACATGCCTCAGATCCTTGATGCCGCTCTGCAGTTTGAACATTTCGCCGGCGAGATGGTTCATGGTGCCCACGCCGGCTGAGGCATATGAAAGCTGGCCTGGATGTTCCTTGGCATAGGCAACGAGCTCGCCCAGATTGGTGACCGGCAGCGCAGGGTGCACGACTATGGCGAGCGCCGTGCTCACCAGCCGATAGATCGGCTCGAAATCGGCCGCCCCGTACAATGGATGCGCAGATGCGATCGGCGTGATGATGAGGTTACCGACGTTCCCCATCACGATGGTGTAGCCGTCGGCTTGCGCATGAGCTGCCATATCGAGACCCAACGCTCCACCGGCACCACCCACATTCTGGATCACGACACCACCAAGCAGCGGTCGCACCCTTTCCGCCCATGGACGGCCAACCGCATCGTTGATGCCGCCGGCGGCATAGGGGATGACAAGGTGGATCGGTCGCGTGGAAGGGGTTTCCGACCGCGCCGCGCGCGGCAATGTCGCAGACACGGCTGCACTGCCTGCGATCTGAAGAAAATGACGACGAGAAACCGACATTTCGCGCTCCATCCGTCGAAGTTCGCAAGGACGATATCGCCGACCGAAACAGACCGCCTCACCCGATATGGTGACCGACGCCGCGATTTTTCAAATCTGCTGCGACGGATGGCAAGCAAAAGTGGTTCATGGCGAGAGCCGTGAGCAACATCGCCAACTGGACCTGGCCTGAGGTCCCGGTCTTTACGAAGATACGTCGCATATGGGTTTTGATGGTATTCGGCGACAGCCCAAGATCGCGAGCGGTCCGCGTCATCGGCAATCCGTGGGTGACGGCGATCGCGATTCTTGCTTCCGCCTCCGTCAAGCCATAGGCATCGATCAGGCTTTTGACCGAAACCGAGGTGCCGATCCTCGGATCGCTTATGTGCAGAATGGCCGCAACGGAGTCCGTGTGCGGGCTTGAAAAAGCAGAGATATCCTTGCCCCGCACGGAGCTGATACGAATATGCAAGGAGCGACTGTCGCCGCTCAGCGGGAGCAACAAGTGGTTCGAGACCACACCGGCTGCGGCCCTCCGGATGAGCCGCCCGAGCAGCGCCGTGTGCGGCGGCGAGTTTGTCTTGATCTCGGCGCCGCTGATGCGC
Protein-coding sequences here:
- a CDS encoding DUF1349 domain-containing protein; translation: MSAAVFARQDGVWLNEPERWTTAQDDSLEIVTDQATDFWQKTHYGFHRDSGHFLGFRTAEAFTAELRVQCDFRELYDQAGIMVRVDAEHWVKAGIEFSDGRAMLSSVLTNGQSDWATAPYEHDAGDFRMRVTIAGGVLRLQASADGKIWPLVRLAPFTTAQSYRVGPMACTPERGGLPVTFTRFSLKPPLGKDLHDLS
- a CDS encoding tripartite tricarboxylate transporter substrate binding protein; the protein is MSVSRRHFLQIAGSAAVSATLPRAARSETPSTRPIHLVIPYAAGGINDAVGRPWAERVRPLLGGVVIQNVGGAGGALGLDMAAHAQADGYTIVMGNVGNLIITPIASAHPLYGAADFEPIYRLVSTALAIVVHPALPVTNLGELVAYAKEHPGQLSYASAGVGTMNHLAGEMFKLQSGIKDLRHVPYRGAAPATNDLIGGHIPIMFMSCTGQLLELHRAGKIRILAMTSQHRLPGAPDVPTAIQSGLPDLKAESWLALLAPKGTPGAAIEHIADATRDVMADPNFREMLMADGMEPELDSNPQKTAQAIEEAVARWTPVIRAIELKLD